Genomic segment of Pirellulales bacterium:
CAAAAAGGCGGCAAGGGTGTGCCCGACCCGGCAGTGCAAGAATTGATCGGCCCGCTGGTGCGGAAGCAGGAAAAATTCACCGACGAGCAGATTCAGCACCGACTGTTCTTGCCGATGGTGCTCGAGGCCACGCGGATTCTCGAAGAGAAGATTGTCCGCGATCCGCGCGACGTGGACCTGGGCCTGATCTTCGGCACCGGTTTCCCGCCGTATAAGGGCGGGCTGCTGTTCTGGGCCGACTCGATCGGCCTCGGCAAGATCGTCGAATGGCTCAAGCCGCTCGAGGCCCTCGGCGAACGGGCACAGCCGACGCCGATGCTGGCCGACCTGGCCCGCGCCGGGCGCAAGTTTTACAGCTAAGGGCCCGGCAACCACTGCCCGGCATTTTCCCTCGCCTCGAACACAACGACCTCCGTCAAAGGAGTATTTGGCATGAAGACCCCCGTGATTGTCGGTTGCGTACGCACGGCCGTGGGCCGCGCGCATAAGGACAAGGGCGCGTTCCGCGACGTGCGTTCCGACGATCTGGCCGTGGCCTGCATCAAGGCGCTCGTCGAACGGACGGGCATCGATCCGCAGGAGGTCGAAGACGTCGTCCTGGGCAACACCCAGCAGACGGGCGAGCAAGGCATGAACGCGGCCCGGGCCATCGGCTTGATGGCCGGCTTGCCGATCGAATCGGCAGGAACGACGGTCAATCGCCTGTGCGGCTCGAGCCTGCAGGCACTCAATCAGGCCGCGCACTCGATCATGTCCGGTTTCGAAGACTGCCAGATCGTGGGCGGTTTCGAGCACATGAATCACATCCCGATGGATCAAGGCGCCGACCCGAACCCAAAGCTGTTCCACCGCACGTCGCTGGCGGCCTTGAACATGGGCTTCACGGCCGAGTTCCTGGCGATGACCGGTGGCATCACGCGGAAGGAGCAAGACGAGTTCGCGCTGCGTTCGCACCAGAAGGCGTCGGAGGCGCATCGCAAGGGCGAGTTCGAGCGCGAGATCGCGCCAGTCTACGGCCGCGACGAGGATGGCAACCGCACGCTGATTCGCCGTGATCAGTGCGTCCGGGACGACTGCAGCTACGACGGCCTGTCGGCGCTCAAGCCGGCCTTCATGCCGGGCATGGGAACCGTCACGGCCGGCAACAGCTCGCCGCTCAACGACGGCGCGGCGGCCATTCTGGTGATGAGCGAGGAGAAGGCCAAGTCGCTGGGGCTCAAGCCGCTGGTGCGCGTCCGGGCGACGGCCGTGGCGGGTGTCGATCCGGCGGTGATGGGCTCGGGGCCGGTTCCGGCTACGCACAAGGCGCTCAAGCGGGCCGGCTTGAAGCTGTCGGACATCGACGTGATCGAGCTGAACGAGGCGTTCGCCGCACAGGCGCTCTCCTGCATTCGGGCACTGGGGATGGATGAGGAGCGCGTCAACCTGCGCGGTGGCGCGGTGGCGATTGGACACCCCCTGGGCGCCAGCGGTGCACGGATCACGACGACACTGGTTCACAACATGATCGA
This window contains:
- the fadA gene encoding acetyl-CoA C-acyltransferase FadA, with protein sequence MKTPVIVGCVRTAVGRAHKDKGAFRDVRSDDLAVACIKALVERTGIDPQEVEDVVLGNTQQTGEQGMNAARAIGLMAGLPIESAGTTVNRLCGSSLQALNQAAHSIMSGFEDCQIVGGFEHMNHIPMDQGADPNPKLFHRTSLAALNMGFTAEFLAMTGGITRKEQDEFALRSHQKASEAHRKGEFEREIAPVYGRDEDGNRTLIRRDQCVRDDCSYDGLSALKPAFMPGMGTVTAGNSSPLNDGAAAILVMSEEKAKSLGLKPLVRVRATAVAGVDPAVMGSGPVPATHKALKRAGLKLSDIDVIELNEAFAAQALSCIRALGMDEERVNLRGGAVAIGHPLGASGARITTTLVHNMIDRGARLGLATMCIGIGQGIATIFERCD